The Vibrio navarrensis genome has a segment encoding these proteins:
- the asd gene encoding archaetidylserine decarboxylase (Phosphatidylserine decarboxylase is synthesized as a single chain precursor. Generation of the pyruvoyl active site from a Ser is coupled to cleavage of a Gly-Ser bond between the larger (beta) and smaller (alpha chains). It is an integral membrane protein.), with the protein MDKIKVGLQYWIPQHGLTRLVGKLASAKAGGLTTAIIRWFIKQYNVNMAEAKHADPAHYKTFNEFFVRELKDGARPITQGDDIITHPADACVSQFGPITDGRLIQAKGHDFSAQELLGGDAALAEEFKDGTFATLYLSPRDYHRVHMPCDGTLRQMIYVPGDLFSVNPLTAENVPNLFARNERVVCIFDTAFGPMAQVLVGATIVGSIEQIWAGTITPPRGNTVHKWDYPAQGHNAVILKKGDEMGRFKLGSTVINLFAKDAIRFDDSMHNGAQTRLGTPYAHKQ; encoded by the coding sequence ATGGATAAGATTAAAGTTGGACTGCAGTACTGGATTCCACAACATGGCCTAACTCGCTTAGTGGGTAAACTGGCATCAGCCAAAGCTGGCGGTCTAACCACAGCGATCATTCGCTGGTTCATCAAGCAATACAATGTGAATATGGCAGAAGCGAAACACGCCGATCCTGCTCACTACAAAACCTTCAACGAATTCTTTGTCCGTGAATTAAAAGATGGCGCGCGCCCCATCACTCAAGGTGATGACATCATCACTCATCCGGCTGACGCTTGTGTTAGCCAGTTTGGCCCGATCACCGATGGTCGTCTAATCCAAGCCAAAGGCCATGATTTTTCGGCGCAAGAGCTGCTTGGCGGCGATGCGGCGCTGGCAGAAGAGTTCAAAGACGGCACTTTCGCCACCTTGTATCTTTCACCACGTGATTATCACCGCGTGCATATGCCTTGTGATGGCACCTTGCGTCAGATGATTTACGTTCCTGGCGATCTCTTCTCGGTAAATCCGCTAACGGCTGAAAACGTTCCGAACCTGTTCGCGCGCAACGAGCGTGTAGTGTGTATTTTCGATACGGCTTTCGGTCCGATGGCTCAAGTGTTGGTCGGCGCTACGATTGTCGGCAGTATCGAGCAAATCTGGGCAGGGACGATTACCCCGCCACGTGGCAACACAGTCCACAAATGGGATTACCCAGCTCAGGGACACAACGCGGTGATCCTGAAAAAAGGTGACGAGATGGGCCGCTTTAAACTGGGTTCAACCGTTATCAACCTGTTTGCCAAAGACGCGATTCGCTTCGATGACTCGATGCATAACGGGGCTCAGACACGCCTCGGCACACCTTATGCGCACAAGCAGTAA
- a CDS encoding SLC13 family permease produces MPKLTSDVVWKLLICFAIPIGVLWMPIDAIPIDNLMLIQHRLLAIFLLAALLWVLEPVPVFATSILIIALELIMISNKGLHFFRRPPEGHELGNLIAYTDIFSAFSSPIIILFMGGFALAIAASKYELDNNLARVLLKPFGHQPKFIMLGLMLITAVFSMFMSNTATTVMMLALLGPIVASAPKGDLGIKALVLCIPIAANTGGIATPIGTPPNAIALQYLTGANSIDFLSWMSMGLPFVLVQLTIAWFLLQKLFPSNEATMTLKLDGKFKRSWRAIVVYITFALTILLWMTTQVHGMNTYVVAIIPLAVFTLTGIMGKEELKQINWDVLWLVAGGIAIGIGLDKTGLAKALAHAIDYQSLSPFAIVVALSLVCWLMANFMSNTATANLLMPIAAAIGTSMSSLSSVGGLQGLLVVVAFSASLGMILPVSTPPNSLAYSTGLIESKDMAKVGLLVGVIGLAIVYAAVLILG; encoded by the coding sequence ATGCCAAAACTGACTTCTGACGTGGTATGGAAACTGCTGATCTGTTTTGCCATACCGATTGGCGTCTTGTGGATGCCGATTGATGCAATCCCAATCGACAATCTCATGCTGATCCAACATCGTTTGCTGGCGATTTTCCTGCTCGCAGCGCTGCTTTGGGTCCTCGAACCCGTCCCCGTGTTTGCGACTTCTATTTTGATCATCGCGCTTGAACTGATCATGATATCCAATAAAGGCTTGCACTTTTTTCGTCGCCCGCCCGAAGGGCATGAGCTAGGTAATCTCATCGCCTATACCGATATTTTTTCTGCCTTCTCGTCGCCGATCATCATCTTGTTTATGGGGGGCTTTGCTCTCGCTATCGCCGCGTCTAAATACGAACTGGACAACAACCTTGCACGCGTATTGCTCAAACCCTTTGGCCACCAGCCCAAATTTATTATGCTGGGCCTGATGCTGATCACCGCGGTTTTTTCTATGTTTATGTCCAACACCGCCACCACTGTGATGATGTTGGCGCTACTTGGGCCGATTGTCGCCTCTGCGCCCAAAGGGGACTTAGGTATCAAAGCGCTCGTGCTCTGTATTCCGATTGCGGCGAACACCGGCGGTATTGCAACCCCCATCGGCACGCCGCCCAACGCTATCGCCTTACAGTATCTGACTGGCGCCAACAGCATCGATTTTCTCAGTTGGATGTCGATGGGCCTGCCTTTTGTGTTGGTGCAACTGACCATTGCTTGGTTTTTGCTGCAAAAACTTTTTCCGTCCAACGAAGCGACCATGACGCTTAAGTTGGATGGCAAATTTAAGCGCAGCTGGCGCGCGATAGTGGTTTACATCACCTTTGCGCTAACCATATTGCTGTGGATGACCACGCAAGTGCACGGCATGAACACCTATGTAGTGGCGATCATTCCTCTCGCCGTCTTCACCTTAACAGGCATTATGGGCAAAGAAGAGCTCAAGCAGATCAACTGGGATGTACTCTGGCTGGTCGCCGGGGGAATTGCTATTGGCATCGGCCTAGATAAAACCGGACTGGCAAAAGCGCTGGCGCATGCCATCGACTATCAATCCCTTTCACCCTTTGCAATTGTCGTCGCGCTGTCGTTGGTCTGTTGGTTAATGGCCAATTTTATGTCCAATACCGCCACCGCCAACTTACTCATGCCGATAGCGGCGGCGATTGGCACGTCAATGAGTAGCCTCTCCTCGGTGGGTGGTTTGCAAGGGTTACTGGTCGTGGTGGCTTTTTCAGCGTCACTCGGGATGATTTTGCCAGTGTCAACGCCGCCCAACTCTCTCGCCTACTCGACGGGTCTGATCGAAAGCAAAGACATGGCCAAAGTGGGGCTGTTAGTCGGTGTGATTGGTTTAGCCATCGTTTATGCTGCGGTGCTGATTTTGGGGTAA
- a CDS encoding DMT family transporter, which produces MGFEWLALAAALLWAVASLLSVTPAQHLGSFAYSRWRMGCTAVILSSMAWFTGGWASVGQEHLVPMILSGLIGIFIGDTALFACLNRMGPRQAGLLFSCHAVFSTILGYFLFSETLSTMEFIGSSFVFSGVVLAIFFGRRGSRQHSLETIKGSVWIGVGLGLTAALCQALGGIIAKPVMQTAIDPVAASAIRMISAFIAHSALRFSGAKIARPTQTMTWQMFYITAINGFLAMAVGMTLILYALREGNVGMVALLSSTTPIMLLPILWIYTKQRPNRYAWLGAIIAVTGTGILVQ; this is translated from the coding sequence ATGGGATTTGAATGGCTTGCGCTGGCGGCGGCTCTGCTTTGGGCTGTCGCCAGTTTACTTTCTGTCACGCCTGCACAGCACTTAGGCTCGTTTGCCTACAGCCGCTGGCGAATGGGTTGCACCGCCGTGATCCTCTCCAGCATGGCTTGGTTCACAGGTGGCTGGGCGAGTGTCGGGCAAGAACACCTAGTGCCCATGATTCTCTCAGGGCTGATTGGGATTTTTATCGGTGACACGGCGCTGTTTGCTTGCCTCAATCGCATGGGGCCGCGTCAGGCCGGGCTACTTTTTTCTTGTCACGCAGTGTTCTCTACCATCTTGGGCTACTTTCTGTTTAGCGAAACCCTCTCCACGATGGAGTTTATCGGTTCCAGCTTCGTCTTTTCTGGTGTGGTGCTGGCGATATTTTTTGGCCGACGCGGCAGCCGTCAACACAGTTTAGAAACGATCAAAGGCAGTGTTTGGATTGGTGTGGGCTTGGGTTTAACGGCGGCTTTGTGCCAGGCACTCGGCGGAATTATCGCCAAGCCCGTGATGCAAACGGCCATCGACCCCGTCGCCGCCTCCGCAATTCGAATGATCAGTGCCTTCATCGCTCACAGTGCGCTGCGTTTTAGTGGCGCGAAAATCGCGCGGCCAACGCAAACTATGACTTGGCAAATGTTCTACATTACGGCAATCAATGGCTTTCTCGCCATGGCGGTCGGTATGACGCTGATCCTGTATGCCTTGCGAGAAGGCAATGTGGGTATGGTTGCCCTGCTCTCTTCAACCACGCCAATCATGCTGCTACCAATCTTGTGGATCTACACCAAACAGCGTCCAAACCGTTATGCTTGGCTTGGTGCGATCATCGCCGTGACTGGCACAGGAATTTTGGTTCAGTGA
- the gpmM gene encoding 2,3-bisphosphoglycerate-independent phosphoglycerate mutase, producing the protein MSAKKPLALVILDGYGYREETANNAIANAKTPVMDALIANNPNTLISASGMDVGLPDGQMGNSEVGHTNIGAGRVVYQDLTRITKSILDGEFQQTPALVEAVDAAVSAGKAVHIMGLMSPGGVHSHEDHIYAAVEMAAERGAEKIYLHCFLDGRDTPPRSAEGSLKRFQDLFAKLGKGRVASLVGRYYAMDRDNNWDRVQVAYDLLTQAKAEFTVDSAVAGLEAAYARGENDEFVKATEIKAEGQETAAMQDGDAVIFMNYRADRARQITRTFVTDFASFERDVFPAVNFVMLTQYAADIPLAAAFPPASLENTYGEWLSKLGQTQLRISETEKYAHVTFFFNGGVENEFAGEERQLVASPKVATYDLQPEMSSPELTEKLVAAIKSGKYDTIICNYPNADMVGHTGVYEAAEKAIEALDESVGKVVAAIKEVGGQLLITADHGNAEMMVDPETGGIHTAHTSLPVPLIYVGDKAVEFKDGGKLSDLAPTMLSLAGLEIPAEMSGQVLVK; encoded by the coding sequence ATGTCTGCTAAGAAGCCTTTGGCTCTGGTTATTCTTGACGGTTACGGTTACCGTGAAGAAACTGCAAACAACGCAATTGCAAACGCAAAAACACCGGTTATGGACGCGCTGATTGCGAACAATCCGAACACTCTTATCTCTGCTTCTGGTATGGACGTGGGCTTGCCTGACGGTCAAATGGGTAACTCAGAAGTGGGCCACACGAATATCGGCGCTGGCCGCGTGGTTTACCAAGATCTGACTCGCATCACCAAATCTATTCTCGACGGTGAATTCCAACAGACGCCAGCGCTGGTTGAAGCGGTTGACGCTGCGGTGAGCGCGGGTAAAGCGGTTCACATCATGGGTCTGATGTCTCCTGGTGGCGTTCACTCACACGAAGATCACATCTACGCGGCAGTGGAAATGGCGGCTGAGCGTGGCGCTGAGAAAATCTACCTGCACTGCTTCCTAGATGGACGTGACACCCCCCCTCGCAGTGCCGAAGGCTCTCTAAAACGTTTCCAAGATCTGTTTGCCAAATTGGGCAAAGGCCGAGTGGCGTCTCTGGTAGGGCGTTACTACGCGATGGACCGTGACAACAACTGGGATCGTGTACAAGTGGCGTACGATTTGCTAACGCAAGCGAAAGCCGAGTTTACGGTTGATTCAGCGGTTGCGGGCCTTGAAGCAGCGTACGCGCGTGGCGAAAACGATGAGTTTGTTAAAGCAACGGAAATCAAAGCAGAAGGTCAAGAAACGGCGGCGATGCAAGATGGCGACGCGGTGATCTTCATGAACTACCGTGCTGACCGTGCGCGTCAAATCACGCGTACTTTCGTCACGGATTTTGCTAGCTTTGAACGCGATGTATTCCCTGCGGTTAATTTCGTGATGTTGACGCAATACGCGGCAGACATTCCGCTAGCGGCGGCGTTTCCACCTGCCTCGTTGGAAAACACTTACGGCGAGTGGCTGTCAAAACTGGGTCAAACTCAGCTACGTATCTCTGAAACAGAGAAATACGCACACGTGACGTTCTTCTTCAATGGTGGCGTAGAAAACGAATTTGCTGGTGAAGAGCGTCAACTCGTGGCTTCGCCGAAAGTGGCGACCTACGATCTGCAGCCAGAAATGAGCTCACCAGAACTGACTGAAAAATTGGTTGCCGCCATCAAGTCTGGCAAATACGACACCATCATCTGTAACTATCCAAACGCAGACATGGTTGGCCATACTGGCGTCTACGAAGCGGCTGAAAAAGCGATTGAAGCACTGGATGAAAGTGTGGGTAAAGTGGTTGCCGCAATCAAAGAAGTGGGCGGTCAACTGCTGATTACCGCAGACCACGGTAACGCTGAAATGATGGTGGACCCAGAAACGGGCGGTATTCACACTGCGCACACTAGCCTGCCTGTACCACTTATCTACGTGGGTGACAAAGCGGTGGAGTTCAAGGACGGCGGTAAACTGTCTGATCTTGCGCCGACCATGCTCTCTCTAGCGGGTCTGGAAATTCCAGCAGAAATGTCGGGCCAAGTGCTAGTGAAGTAA
- a CDS encoding rhodanese-like domain-containing protein, giving the protein MQEYIEFFQQNMIMSLAWVGIFIALIMSFVKSATAAYKVIGVNDMTTLINRQNGVVVDIRTKDEFKKGHITDAVHILPSEIKAGNFAGLENHKSDPIIVVCKTGQTAQESANLLAKAGFENVNLLRNGLIAWSEANLPLVRSKR; this is encoded by the coding sequence ATGCAAGAGTACATCGAGTTTTTTCAGCAGAACATGATTATGTCGCTGGCGTGGGTTGGCATCTTTATCGCTCTGATCATGAGCTTTGTAAAATCAGCCACTGCGGCTTACAAAGTGATCGGTGTGAATGATATGACCACACTGATCAACCGACAAAATGGCGTGGTGGTCGATATCCGCACCAAAGACGAGTTCAAAAAAGGTCATATCACCGACGCAGTTCACATTTTGCCATCAGAAATCAAGGCGGGTAATTTCGCTGGTCTTGAAAACCACAAATCAGACCCAATCATCGTTGTATGCAAGACGGGTCAAACCGCCCAAGAAAGTGCAAACCTACTGGCTAAAGCCGGTTTTGAGAATGTAAACCTGCTCAGAAATGGTTTGATTGCCTGGAGTGAAGCGAACCTGCCCCTGGTACGCAGCAAACGTTAA
- the secB gene encoding protein-export chaperone SecB: MAEAAPQDNQQQFAIQRIFLKDVSFEAPNSPMMFQKDWNPDVKLDLDTQSRELGEGVYEVVLRLTVTVKNAEETAFLCEVQQGGIFTAEKMEAGQLAHCLGAFCPNILFPYARETISSLVVKGTFPQLNLAPVNFDALFMNYLQQQAAQQGATEE; this comes from the coding sequence ATGGCTGAAGCAGCACCGCAAGACAACCAACAACAGTTTGCAATTCAACGTATCTTCCTAAAAGACGTTTCTTTTGAAGCACCTAACTCACCAATGATGTTCCAAAAAGATTGGAACCCAGACGTGAAACTGGATCTCGACACGCAAAGCCGTGAGCTAGGCGAAGGCGTTTATGAAGTGGTTTTACGTCTGACTGTGACAGTGAAAAACGCTGAAGAAACGGCATTCCTATGTGAAGTGCAACAAGGTGGTATTTTCACTGCAGAGAAAATGGAAGCTGGTCAGTTAGCTCATTGCCTAGGCGCATTCTGCCCGAACATTCTCTTCCCATACGCGCGCGAGACCATCTCAAGCTTGGTGGTTAAAGGGACGTTCCCACAACTAAACCTAGCACCCGTTAACTTCGATGCTCTGTTTATGAACTACCTGCAACAGCAAGCGGCCCAACAAGGTGCCACTGAGGAATAA
- the gpsA gene encoding NAD(P)H-dependent glycerol-3-phosphate dehydrogenase has translation MTQSQVTNAYNKAISMTVIGAGSYGTSLAISLSRNGANVILWGHDPEHMATLEADRENRVFLPGIEFPPSLIVESDLQKAVQASRDLLVVVPSHVFGQVLNSLQPYLRADSRICWATKGLEPETGRLLKDVAFDALGENYSLAVLSGPTFAKELAAGMPTAISVASPDAQFVADLQEKIHCSKTFRVYANSDFTGMQLGGAVKNVIAIGAGMSDGIGFGANARTALITRGLAEMCRLGAALGAQPETFMGMAGLGDLVLTCTDNQSRNRRFGLALGQGKDVDTAQQEIGQVVEGYRNTKEVWMLAQRMGVEMPIVDQIYQVLYQGKDARLAAQDLLARDKKSEGK, from the coding sequence ATGACACAATCTCAGGTGACTAACGCGTACAACAAAGCGATTTCCATGACGGTGATTGGCGCAGGCTCCTACGGAACCTCTTTGGCGATCTCACTTTCCCGTAACGGAGCAAATGTGATCCTTTGGGGACACGATCCTGAGCACATGGCGACTCTGGAAGCGGATCGCGAAAACCGCGTTTTTCTTCCGGGTATCGAATTTCCACCGAGCCTGATCGTGGAATCGGATCTGCAAAAAGCGGTGCAAGCGAGCCGCGATCTTTTGGTCGTGGTGCCAAGCCACGTGTTTGGTCAAGTGCTCAACAGCCTCCAGCCTTATCTGCGTGCCGATTCACGCATTTGCTGGGCAACCAAAGGCTTAGAGCCTGAAACGGGGCGATTGCTGAAAGATGTGGCGTTTGATGCGCTGGGAGAGAACTACTCTTTGGCGGTACTGTCAGGGCCAACCTTTGCTAAAGAGCTTGCCGCAGGCATGCCGACCGCCATTTCCGTGGCGTCACCTGACGCACAATTTGTTGCCGACCTGCAAGAAAAGATCCATTGCAGCAAAACCTTCCGCGTTTACGCCAACAGTGATTTTACTGGCATGCAACTTGGCGGCGCAGTTAAAAACGTCATTGCCATCGGCGCGGGGATGTCCGATGGTATTGGGTTTGGTGCCAATGCGCGTACGGCCTTGATCACTCGTGGCTTGGCGGAGATGTGTCGCCTCGGCGCCGCACTTGGCGCTCAACCAGAAACCTTTATGGGCATGGCCGGATTGGGCGATCTGGTCTTGACCTGCACCGACAACCAATCGCGTAACCGCCGCTTTGGCTTGGCCTTGGGCCAAGGCAAAGATGTCGATACCGCACAACAAGAGATCGGCCAAGTGGTCGAAGGCTATCGCAACACCAAGGAAGTGTGGATGCTGGCACAACGCATGGGCGTCGAAATGCCGATTGTTGACCAGATCTATCAAGTATTGTATCAAGGAAAGGATGCGCGTCTGGCCGCTCAAGACTTATTGGCGCGCGACAAGAAATCCGAAGGAAAATAA
- the cysE gene encoding serine O-acetyltransferase: MKHCEKKNVWQGIVREARQLSEQEPMLASFYHATIIKHDSLGAALSYILANKLNTASMPAMAVREVVEEAFAADPNITDSAACDICATVNRDPAVSMYSIPLLYLKGYHALQGYRVANWLWKQGRFALATYLQNQISVACQVDIHPAARIGKGIMLDHATGIVIGETAVVEDDVSILQDVTLGGTGKECGDRHPKIREGVMIGAGAKILGNIEVGEGAKIGSCSVVLQPVPPHTTVAGVPARIVGRPRTDKPSFDMDQGFNGKTQNFIDGDGI; this comes from the coding sequence ATGAAACACTGTGAGAAAAAAAACGTCTGGCAGGGGATTGTCAGAGAAGCGCGTCAATTGTCCGAGCAAGAGCCGATGCTGGCCAGCTTTTACCACGCGACCATCATTAAACACGACAGTCTGGGTGCGGCCCTGAGTTATATTCTGGCCAACAAACTCAACACCGCGTCCATGCCAGCGATGGCCGTGCGTGAAGTGGTGGAAGAGGCTTTTGCCGCCGATCCCAACATTACCGATTCTGCGGCGTGTGACATCTGCGCGACAGTCAACCGTGACCCGGCCGTCTCGATGTATTCCATTCCACTACTGTATCTCAAAGGGTATCACGCGCTGCAAGGCTACCGCGTGGCCAACTGGCTTTGGAAGCAGGGCCGCTTCGCCCTTGCCACTTACTTGCAAAACCAAATTTCAGTCGCCTGCCAGGTCGACATCCATCCTGCGGCGCGCATTGGTAAAGGCATCATGCTTGACCACGCAACGGGGATCGTCATTGGTGAAACGGCGGTGGTCGAAGACGACGTTTCTATTTTGCAAGACGTGACGCTTGGCGGTACAGGCAAAGAGTGCGGTGATCGTCACCCGAAAATTCGCGAAGGCGTGATGATTGGCGCTGGAGCCAAAATTCTTGGCAATATCGAAGTGGGCGAAGGAGCGAAAATCGGCTCTTGTTCCGTGGTGTTACAACCCGTTCCGCCACATACAACGGTGGCTGGTGTGCCTGCGCGTATCGTTGGGCGACCTAGAACCGACAAACCGTCATTCGATATGGACCAAGGTTTTAACGGCAAAACGCAAAACTTCATCGATGGTGACGGCATATGA
- a CDS encoding murein hydrolase activator EnvC family protein, with amino-acid sequence MVKQKSTLSSSLLISLGVLLFSPSTVSLAASDSELQGVKGEISRQQKSLSTQEKQLDDLQKSLKEQELGINQLEKEIAQSRQALATSRANIGKLEERIDELETQKKRQTERLAELLQTYYVTQRAKSSVSLLNQGVEQDRISQYFQHLAKARSETISQLETTSAELEHSKQQKLLEQGQIEALLKQQSAKRDQLAKTQSQRKKTLGSIRQSIADDKNYLAELQRNETRLKAEIAKAAKRNAIPMDGLERQKGKLPWPLKGSVLHSFGTRQTGQINWKGVVLSATYGQQVKAVYPGTVVFAEYLRGYGLVVLLDHGKGDMTLYGYNQALLKKEGDKVTAGEVIALAGDTGGQNRPSLYFEIRRNSEAQNPRHWMVR; translated from the coding sequence GTGGTAAAACAGAAATCAACTCTTTCAAGCTCCTTGCTGATTTCCCTCGGCGTTCTTCTATTTTCTCCCAGTACAGTTTCTCTGGCGGCCTCCGATTCCGAATTGCAAGGCGTCAAAGGCGAGATCTCACGTCAGCAGAAATCGCTTTCAACCCAAGAAAAACAGTTGGACGATTTACAAAAGTCACTGAAAGAGCAAGAGCTGGGCATTAACCAACTGGAGAAAGAGATCGCCCAGTCGCGTCAGGCGCTCGCCACCTCGCGCGCTAACATTGGGAAATTGGAAGAACGTATCGATGAGTTGGAGACGCAGAAAAAGCGCCAAACCGAACGTTTAGCGGAGCTGCTGCAAACCTACTACGTGACGCAACGTGCCAAGTCGTCCGTTTCACTCCTTAACCAAGGAGTGGAGCAAGACCGCATCAGTCAATATTTTCAACACCTTGCCAAAGCGCGCAGCGAAACTATCTCGCAGTTGGAAACCACCAGCGCTGAGTTAGAGCACAGTAAACAGCAAAAATTGCTAGAACAAGGGCAAATCGAAGCACTGCTCAAACAGCAATCGGCGAAACGCGATCAACTGGCGAAAACCCAGTCACAGCGCAAGAAAACGCTCGGTAGCATCCGGCAAAGCATTGCGGATGACAAAAACTATCTGGCAGAGCTGCAACGAAACGAAACACGCCTGAAAGCGGAAATTGCCAAAGCGGCCAAACGCAACGCCATTCCTATGGACGGCCTTGAGCGGCAAAAAGGCAAGCTGCCTTGGCCGCTGAAAGGGAGTGTGCTGCATAGTTTCGGCACCCGCCAAACCGGGCAGATCAACTGGAAAGGTGTGGTACTTTCGGCCACTTATGGGCAGCAGGTCAAAGCCGTCTACCCGGGAACCGTAGTATTTGCAGAGTACTTGCGCGGCTACGGTTTGGTGGTGCTGCTTGATCACGGCAAAGGTGACATGACGCTGTACGGCTACAACCAAGCCCTGCTGAAAAAAGAGGGAGACAAAGTGACCGCAGGCGAAGTGATCGCACTGGCCGGAGACACGGGCGGGCAAAATCGTCCTTCGCTCTATTTCGAGATCCGCCGCAACAGTGAGGCACAAAACCCGAGACACTGGATGGTGCGCTAA
- a CDS encoding acetyltransferase: MNYDIFNGDADGIIALLQWRFAHPTTSTLITGVKRDIQLLEQVTAKVGDTLTVLDLSMEKNRVGLERALANGAEVFYADHHQSGPIPQHASLYAHIDLDADTCTALIIDRLLAGRFHHWAITAAYGDNLIVKANALAEQAGLSPTQQAQLRELGTLINYNGYGEQIDDLHFHPAHLYQHLSRYASPFDVLADMNSAFYQLQSAYQQDMAAAQAIEPLYCCGRVSVTLLPDCAWSRRISGVYGNWLANQEPSRAHAVLTHNQGDSYTVSLRAPLNNKQGAGEICAQFSTGGGRAAAAGINALDKNQVERLIELLQAYYDQ; the protein is encoded by the coding sequence ATGAACTACGATATTTTTAACGGCGATGCTGATGGCATTATTGCTTTGCTGCAATGGCGCTTCGCCCATCCCACAACGTCGACGCTGATTACCGGGGTTAAACGCGATATCCAGTTGCTCGAACAAGTGACGGCGAAAGTGGGTGACACGCTGACGGTGCTCGATCTCTCGATGGAGAAAAACCGTGTTGGTCTCGAACGTGCTCTGGCGAATGGCGCTGAGGTTTTTTACGCCGATCATCATCAGTCTGGTCCGATCCCTCAGCACGCTTCGTTATACGCGCACATCGATCTTGATGCGGATACTTGTACCGCGCTGATTATTGACCGTCTGCTCGCTGGGCGCTTTCATCATTGGGCCATCACTGCGGCGTATGGCGACAATTTGATTGTTAAAGCCAATGCCTTGGCAGAACAGGCGGGGCTTAGTCCGACCCAGCAAGCGCAGCTGCGAGAACTCGGCACCTTAATCAACTACAACGGCTACGGTGAGCAGATTGACGACCTGCATTTTCATCCCGCCCACCTTTACCAACATCTCAGCCGCTACGCTTCACCGTTTGATGTGTTGGCGGATATGAACTCCGCCTTTTATCAGTTGCAAAGCGCGTATCAGCAAGACATGGCCGCGGCACAAGCGATTGAGCCGCTCTATTGTTGCGGTCGAGTGTCGGTGACCTTATTGCCAGACTGTGCGTGGTCGCGTCGCATCAGCGGTGTGTATGGCAACTGGCTCGCCAATCAAGAGCCCAGCCGCGCGCATGCTGTGCTCACGCACAATCAGGGTGACTCGTACACCGTATCGCTGCGCGCACCACTCAACAATAAACAAGGGGCGGGGGAGATTTGTGCTCAGTTCTCCACCGGCGGAGGACGAGCGGCGGCGGCAGGGATTAATGCCTTGGATAAAAATCAGGTTGAGCGTTTAATCGAACTGTTGCAAGCGTATTACGACCAATAA